Within the Acidimicrobiales bacterium genome, the region TCGAGCTGGCGTCCGTCGCCGACAGCAGCCCGGCCAAGGGCGAGCAGCTGGCCGCCGCCCAGGAGATCCCGTTGCGCTTTCTGCTCAACATCCTCCAAGACCTGAAGCGGGCGGGCATCGTCGACAGCCAGCGCGGATCGGAGGGGGGCTATCGGCTGGCCCGTCGCCCCGACGCCCTGCCGCTGGCCGACATCATCCGCGCCGTCGAAGGCCCGCTCGCCCAGGTGGGCGACGCCCGCCCCGAAGATCTGCACTACGCGGGACCGGCCCAGGCCCTCAGCGAGGTCTGGATCGCTGTGCGGGCGAACCTCCGGGCCGTGTTGGAGGTGGTGACGGTCGCCGACGTGACCGAGGGAGCCCTGCCCAAGACGGTGCGGGACCTCGTGGGTGACCCGGAGGCGTGGATCTCCCACTGACGGTACCCGGGACTGTCTGGCGTGGTGGCTCAAGCTTCGACCAGGGCCACGGTCCCCGCTGGCGGAGCAGGAAGCGCCTCGGGATGCAGCGCCCATGCCAGAGCCTCGAGGCCGCTGACCACTCGAGGGCCGGGACGCGAGAAGTAGGACGAGGCGTCGGCGGCGAGCACCCGCCCGGCTCGCCCCGCCGGGCTGGCAGCGATCTCGGGCTGGGTGACGAGCTCCCGGGCCTGGTCCAGCGCCTGGTCCAGGCCGTAGCCGCAGGGGATGAACATGACCACCTCGGGTTGGAGGGCGCCCACCTCGTCCCAGTCCAGGCGGCGGGAGGGCT harbors:
- a CDS encoding Rrf2 family transcriptional regulator; translated protein: MRISAKADYAIRAAVELASVADSSPAKGEQLAAAQEIPLRFLLNILQDLKRAGIVDSQRGSEGGYRLARRPDALPLADIIRAVEGPLAQVGDARPEDLHYAGPAQALSEVWIAVRANLRAVLEVVTVADVTEGALPKTVRDLVGDPEAWISH